In Vagococcus luciliae, one genomic interval encodes:
- a CDS encoding LTA synthase family protein, producing MFILKHKYNKNWINTRMGFFSLMVVLFWLKNLLAYTVDFNLGVESFFQYLILFISPVATTVFLFSAALYVKSPKKAYITLLIISSLTTLLLFSNVIYYREFTDFITVNTMLGAGKVASGLGESAIRMFRPYDLLYWADIVVVIFLLATKKIKIDERPIPARSAFAVTSFSILLFSANLTLAETDRPELLKRTFSRNHIVKYLGMNVFTVYDGVQTYNATQRRAQASQNDLVDVQKYVKTHYAEPNDDMFGIAKGRNVIYVHLESFQQFLIDYKLKDENGVEHEVTPFLNSLFHSNETFSFDNAFHQVGSGKTSDAETLLENSFFGLSQGPLFTQLGDKNTFQAAPNILGQTQGYTSVAFHGNSGSFWNRNETYKRLGYNYFFDGSYYDVNENNSFQYGLHDKPFLEQSVQYLEHVQQPFYSKFILVSNHYPYAKFKDDNAGFPIANTSDATINGYFATANYLDTAVKEFFDYLKASGLYDNSVIVLYGDHYGISNSRNKSLAELLGKSKEEWNEFDDTAVQRVPVMFHVPGQTKGGVDHTFGGQVDVLPTLLHLLGVDTQPYIQLGQDFFSKDKDQIVAFRNGTIVTPKYTILGEAIYDTTTGELIDTPTEEQLAEIADIKEKGNTQLHMSDAITNGDLLRFNTNSGLKPLDPAKFDYKNELDKLLQVEQQKGDKSTSVYSLHNNQSTVDLFKTQTYKEIQEENGVTTQSSATTETSSTTAK from the coding sequence ATGTTTATTTTGAAACATAAATATAATAAAAACTGGATTAATACTAGGATGGGATTTTTCTCATTAATGGTTGTATTATTCTGGCTAAAAAACCTGCTAGCTTATACAGTCGACTTTAATTTAGGCGTTGAAAGCTTCTTTCAATACCTTATTTTATTTATTAGTCCTGTAGCAACAACGGTCTTTTTATTCTCTGCTGCACTTTATGTCAAAAGTCCAAAAAAAGCTTACATTACGTTACTGATTATTTCATCATTAACTACGTTATTACTTTTTTCTAACGTCATTTATTACCGAGAATTTACAGACTTCATCACCGTTAATACCATGCTTGGTGCTGGGAAAGTAGCATCTGGCCTTGGGGAAAGTGCCATCCGCATGTTCAGACCATACGATTTATTATATTGGGCGGATATCGTGGTAGTTATTTTCTTACTTGCAACTAAGAAAATTAAAATTGATGAGCGTCCAATCCCTGCTCGTTCAGCCTTTGCTGTAACAAGTTTTTCAATTCTACTCTTTTCTGCTAACTTAACTTTAGCTGAAACAGATCGACCTGAATTATTAAAACGGACCTTTTCAAGAAATCACATTGTCAAATACTTAGGGATGAACGTCTTTACTGTTTACGATGGTGTGCAAACGTATAACGCGACTCAACGACGTGCTCAAGCTAGTCAAAATGATTTAGTTGATGTTCAAAAATATGTAAAAACACATTATGCTGAACCAAATGATGATATGTTTGGAATTGCAAAAGGACGTAATGTCATTTATGTCCACTTAGAAAGTTTCCAACAATTTTTAATTGATTACAAATTAAAAGATGAAAATGGTGTGGAACACGAAGTAACACCATTCTTAAATAGTTTATTCCATTCAAATGAAACATTTAGCTTTGATAATGCCTTCCATCAAGTTGGATCAGGTAAAACAAGTGACGCGGAAACATTATTAGAAAACTCATTCTTTGGTTTAAGCCAAGGACCATTATTCACTCAATTGGGGGATAAAAACACCTTCCAAGCCGCACCTAACATTTTAGGTCAAACACAAGGCTATACAAGCGTAGCATTCCATGGTAACAGTGGCTCTTTCTGGAATCGTAATGAAACGTATAAACGATTGGGCTATAATTATTTCTTTGATGGTAGCTATTATGACGTCAATGAGAACAATTCATTCCAGTATGGGTTACATGATAAACCATTCTTGGAACAATCTGTTCAATATTTAGAACACGTGCAACAACCATTTTATTCTAAATTTATTTTAGTATCTAACCATTATCCATATGCAAAATTTAAAGATGACAATGCTGGTTTCCCAATTGCTAATACATCTGATGCGACAATTAATGGGTACTTTGCAACTGCAAACTATTTAGATACAGCTGTTAAAGAGTTCTTTGATTACCTAAAAGCATCTGGCCTTTATGATAATTCAGTCATTGTGCTATATGGTGACCATTATGGTATTTCAAATTCTCGTAACAAATCTCTTGCAGAATTACTTGGTAAATCAAAAGAAGAATGGAACGAATTTGATGACACGGCTGTTCAACGTGTTCCCGTAATGTTCCATGTTCCTGGTCAAACTAAAGGTGGTGTTGATCATACATTTGGTGGTCAAGTTGACGTCTTACCTACACTGCTACATTTATTAGGTGTTGATACTCAACCATATATTCAGTTAGGACAGGATTTCTTCTCTAAAGACAAAGACCAAATTGTTGCCTTTAGAAATGGAACCATCGTCACACCAAAATACACAATCTTAGGTGAAGCCATCTATGATACAACAACTGGTGAATTGATTGATACACCAACAGAAGAACAATTGGCAGAAATAGCGGACATTAAAGAAAAAGGGAACACACAACTTCATATGTCTGATGCCATTACAAATGGTGATTTATTACGATTTAACACAAACAGTGGATTAAAACCACTTGATCCTGCTAAGTTTGATTATAAAAATGAGTTAGATAAGCTCCTTCAAGTTGAACAACAAAAAGGAGATAAATCAACCAGTGTTTACTCATTACACAATAATCAATCAACTGTTGATTTATTCAAAACACAGACTTATAAAGAAATTCAAGAGGAAAATGGTGTTACCACTCAAAGTAGTGCAACCACTGAAACCTCTTCTACAACAGCAAAATAA
- a CDS encoding AzlC family ABC transporter permease: protein MKRKAFETALPYTLPICVGFLFLGMSYGFLMRSMGFSVWYPMLMSFFIYAGSMEFVTANLLMSAYNPLYAFFLTLLVNARHIFYGISMLDKYKNTGWKKFYLIYGMCDESFTINCTVTPPENVDKG, encoded by the coding sequence ATGAAAAGAAAAGCGTTTGAAACAGCACTACCTTACACACTACCAATTTGTGTTGGTTTTTTATTTCTAGGGATGTCTTATGGTTTTTTGATGCGCAGTATGGGATTTAGTGTATGGTATCCGATGCTCATGAGCTTTTTTATTTATGCTGGTTCAATGGAATTTGTCACAGCTAACTTACTCATGTCAGCTTACAATCCACTTTATGCCTTTTTTTTGACGCTTTTAGTCAATGCTAGACACATATTTTACGGTATTTCTATGTTGGATAAATATAAAAATACCGGTTGGAAAAAGTTCTATCTTATTTATGGTATGTGTGATGAGTCCTTCACAATAAATTGTACTGTAACGCCTCCTGAAAATGTTGATAAAGGATGA
- a CDS encoding ISL3 family transposase — MSHNHCIRVSLDLKDTNIYFDSIFCEEKMIKGVRSKIYSGTLTYKPLACPCCGIKNENYSIVKNGFISSRIKWLSVAHYPTYLSLKKQRFLCRKCHTSFIAESLEIDKHCFIANRVKQSIGMELSDAISLKDLSKRHFVSTTTISRILNLFGKELSNKFTDLPQHLCFDEFTSVKNNQGKYSFIYSDSLSHKIIDILPDNKRITLEKHFSKYPLKVRNKVATIVVDMNAGYFKLANKLFPNASVVIDRFHLVQLISRSLNITRIRTMNKFKTSNLNDLKNYRKLKRYWKLFLKDSNELNYKDYRYQRLFKNILPETDIMDYLLSLSKELSETYGLYQNLLYCSKNNDFEAFSDLLLLSHELISEPMKTSIRTLKKHLPRINNTFKFPFSNGPLEGTINKIKLIKRIAYGYRNFQNYKYRILLSFQGK; from the coding sequence ATGTCTCACAACCATTGTATCCGAGTGTCGCTGGATTTGAAAGACACAAACATTTATTTTGATTCTATTTTTTGTGAAGAAAAAATGATAAAAGGAGTTAGAAGTAAAATCTATAGCGGAACACTTACTTATAAGCCTTTGGCTTGTCCTTGTTGTGGAATTAAGAATGAAAACTATTCTATTGTAAAAAATGGTTTTATTTCTTCTCGAATAAAATGGCTAAGTGTTGCCCATTATCCAACCTATCTATCACTAAAGAAACAACGGTTCCTTTGTCGTAAATGTCACACCTCTTTTATAGCTGAATCTTTAGAAATTGATAAGCACTGCTTTATTGCTAACAGAGTGAAACAGTCTATTGGCATGGAGTTATCCGATGCTATCTCATTGAAAGACTTATCTAAAAGACATTTTGTATCAACTACTACAATCAGTAGAATTCTTAATTTATTTGGGAAAGAACTGTCAAATAAATTTACGGACTTGCCTCAACACCTATGTTTTGATGAGTTTACATCTGTAAAAAACAATCAAGGTAAGTACAGTTTTATCTACTCAGACTCCTTATCACATAAAATTATTGATATTTTACCAGATAATAAAAGGATTACGTTAGAAAAACACTTTTCAAAATACCCTTTGAAAGTAAGAAATAAAGTCGCAACGATCGTTGTTGATATGAATGCTGGCTATTTTAAACTAGCTAATAAACTTTTTCCAAATGCTTCAGTGGTTATTGACCGATTTCACTTAGTTCAATTAATTAGTCGTTCATTAAATATTACAAGAATTAGAACAATGAATAAGTTTAAGACATCAAACCTTAATGATCTAAAGAATTATAGAAAACTAAAGAGATATTGGAAGCTATTTTTAAAAGACTCTAACGAATTAAATTATAAAGACTATCGTTATCAACGATTATTTAAAAATATCTTACCTGAAACAGATATTATGGATTATTTACTAAGCTTAAGCAAAGAACTATCTGAGACATACGGACTCTATCAAAACTTATTATATTGTAGTAAAAACAATGATTTTGAGGCTTTCTCAGATCTACTATTATTAAGTCATGAGTTAATCTCTGAACCAATGAAAACATCTATCAGAACACTAAAAAAACATCTTCCAAGAATTAATAATACTTTCAAGTTTCCATTTTCTAACGGACCATTAGAAGGGACCATCAATAAAATTAAGCTAATCAAACGAATAGCCTATGGCTATAGAAATTTCCAAAACTATAAATATAGAATTTTACTTAGTTTTCAAGGTAAATAA
- a CDS encoding branched-chain amino acid transporter permease — protein MQMNFFIHIKNYTAILFPENKTPPVYIIYLGNVLPYATMGLLVVFCLKDAVTRAFAFPELLAILLIVIIHKWKHSTLLSIGLGTIFYMVLVQHISF, from the coding sequence ATGCAGATGAATTTCTTCATCCACATCAAAAATTATACAGCCATTTTATTTCCAGAAAATAAAACACCTCCTGTTTATATTATATATCTAGGAAACGTTTTACCATATGCCACGATGGGATTGTTAGTTGTATTTTGTTTAAAAGATGCTGTCACAAGAGCATTTGCTTTTCCTGAATTACTCGCGATTTTACTGATTGTCATCATCCATAAGTGGAAACACAGCACCCTTTTAAGTATAGGATTAGGAACTATTTTTTATATGGTATTAGTACAACATATTTCATTTTAA
- a CDS encoding VOC family protein, which produces MSFHKNPVTFVTHVELKVSDLTQSTRFYTEVLGLKIKEQTSNSMSFTTNGQDVLLTITQPNNINKKQEQRTGLYHFALLLPKRADLAQVVRHFINLGVRFGGGDHLVSEAIYLNDPDGNGIEIYVDRDASIWQWSDGEVAMTTDPVDFDDLLKESVEPVWNGLPKGTVMGHIHLQVNDLEKNKEFYVDGLGFDVVSRYGREALFLSDSNYHHHIALNTWSGTQIKHAEKTETGIESYEIVFPSEEKRQEVVASLRELGIPVMEEENDLIVFDPSDIKIKLMIS; this is translated from the coding sequence ATGTCATTTCATAAAAATCCAGTTACCTTTGTTACTCATGTTGAACTTAAAGTGAGTGACTTAACACAATCCACACGTTTTTATACGGAAGTATTAGGATTAAAAATAAAAGAACAGACATCAAACAGTATGTCATTTACGACAAATGGTCAGGATGTTTTGTTAACAATCACCCAACCAAACAATATAAACAAAAAACAAGAACAACGAACAGGGTTGTACCATTTTGCTTTGCTATTACCAAAACGAGCAGACTTAGCTCAAGTCGTGAGACATTTTATTAATTTAGGCGTTCGTTTTGGTGGAGGAGATCACTTAGTTAGTGAAGCCATTTACTTAAATGATCCAGATGGCAATGGCATTGAAATTTATGTTGATAGAGATGCAAGTATTTGGCAATGGTCAGATGGGGAAGTAGCGATGACAACAGATCCAGTTGATTTTGATGATTTATTAAAAGAATCAGTTGAACCAGTTTGGAATGGATTACCTAAAGGAACGGTGATGGGGCATATTCATTTACAAGTAAATGATTTAGAAAAAAATAAAGAGTTTTATGTTGATGGACTTGGGTTTGATGTGGTTAGTCGCTATGGAAGAGAGGCATTATTTTTATCTGATTCAAACTATCATCATCACATTGCCTTAAACACTTGGTCGGGGACACAAATTAAACATGCTGAAAAAACTGAGACAGGTATAGAAAGTTATGAAATCGTCTTTCCAAGTGAAGAAAAACGACAAGAGGTTGTGGCATCATTAAGAGAATTAGGTATTCCCGTAATGGAAGAAGAAAATGATTTGATTGTATTTGATCCATCAGACATAAAAATTAAATTGATGATTAGTTAA
- a CDS encoding sensor histidine kinase, with protein MANRKGLTRLITTYAVMELLYTFFVMIFFFLLLNILVNTGIVYPANYPESQLGKVEKDFKSESWTPDQLPFSYEYEYIKNGQVIDSNISETYQPYVKKAQELGRASKDSFIGARVFRYYTTNDKELVVSYKLSPFFASQKLNQLIPHFEGVYLLVVFFVWISGFLFLIVRLTKILKREIKKISTASVYIQQQNLDYPRINSDYKEINDVLSTIDLLANDLKKSLQEQWQMQETERDLIESVTHDIRTPITLIKGNLELLDEEELTASSRERVKGIEKGVSRLEVYVERLKQISSHVTEEKMPVSEEVLSCWIDVARLLCDTHQRQLNVVETDTSSIPLETENVTMALQNIISNSIGHSNLNSTITLDFRDLETEYRVTITDEGTGFFDLFLASSPSKYVSSKLDNTASHGLGLYHVKEMVERHNGTLLIENRPEKNQTGAKVTLVFKK; from the coding sequence ATGGCAAATCGAAAAGGACTAACTCGTTTAATAACAACATATGCTGTAATGGAGTTGCTTTATACGTTTTTCGTGATGATTTTTTTCTTTTTATTACTAAATATATTGGTCAATACTGGTATTGTTTACCCAGCTAATTACCCTGAAAGTCAGTTGGGTAAAGTTGAAAAAGACTTTAAATCTGAGAGTTGGACACCAGATCAATTGCCATTTTCTTATGAGTATGAATATATTAAAAATGGGCAAGTGATAGATAGTAACATCAGTGAGACTTATCAACCTTATGTCAAAAAAGCACAAGAATTAGGAAGAGCGTCAAAAGATAGTTTTATTGGGGCAAGAGTGTTTCGATACTACACTACAAATGATAAAGAACTAGTTGTCAGCTACAAATTAAGTCCATTCTTTGCATCACAAAAACTTAATCAGTTGATTCCACATTTTGAAGGAGTTTATTTGCTCGTTGTTTTTTTTGTTTGGATAAGTGGTTTTTTATTTTTGATTGTGAGATTAACTAAGATACTAAAAAGAGAGATTAAAAAAATATCAACAGCCAGTGTCTACATTCAACAACAAAATCTTGATTATCCGAGAATAAACAGTGACTATAAAGAAATTAATGACGTATTATCAACCATTGATTTATTGGCAAATGATTTAAAGAAATCTCTGCAAGAACAGTGGCAAATGCAAGAAACTGAGCGAGACTTAATTGAATCAGTGACTCATGATATTAGAACACCCATTACGTTAATAAAAGGGAATCTTGAATTGTTAGATGAAGAAGAGTTGACCGCTAGTTCACGTGAACGGGTGAAAGGTATTGAAAAAGGCGTATCACGATTAGAAGTTTATGTTGAAAGATTAAAACAAATTTCAAGTCATGTCACCGAAGAAAAAATGCCAGTGAGTGAAGAGGTATTAAGTTGTTGGATTGATGTCGCACGTTTATTATGTGACACTCATCAGCGACAACTTAACGTGGTGGAAACTGATACAAGTTCTATTCCATTAGAAACTGAAAATGTCACGATGGCGTTACAAAATATAATAAGTAATTCAATCGGGCATTCTAACCTAAATTCAACGATTACATTAGATTTTAGAGATTTAGAGACAGAGTATAGAGTGACCATAACAGATGAAGGAACAGGATTTTTTGACTTATTTTTAGCCTCATCACCTAGCAAATATGTGTCAAGCAAGTTAGATAATACAGCTTCTCATGGTTTAGGTTTGTATCATGTGAAAGAAATGGTTGAACGACATAATGGAACATTGCTCATCGAAAATCGTCCAGAAAAAAATCAAACAGGTGCGAAAGTGACACTAGTATTCAAGAAATAA
- a CDS encoding response regulator transcription factor, producing MKILVIDDDEDLLKLIENALSKEYTVETRLGANKVNPDELKHYDLVILDVMMPEMSGFDFLKQYRELIDVPIILLTAKDFEKDKLEGFALGADDYVTKPFSIKEIRARVAAHLRREQRQKHHRLIDYPVSCDLIAKQFFYEETEVSLTSSEYELCELLLKNKGQVFSKEQLYTSVYGLEAVGDSQTTITERVKQIRAKFDLVGINPIKTVWGVGYKWQIEKD from the coding sequence ATGAAAATACTAGTCATTGATGATGACGAGGACTTATTAAAGCTAATAGAAAATGCGTTAAGTAAAGAGTACACAGTTGAGACTAGGTTAGGTGCAAATAAAGTTAATCCTGATGAGTTAAAACATTATGATTTAGTGATATTAGATGTGATGATGCCAGAGATGTCAGGCTTTGACTTTTTAAAACAGTACAGAGAACTAATTGATGTGCCAATCATTCTACTCACAGCAAAAGATTTTGAAAAAGATAAGCTTGAAGGATTTGCTTTAGGGGCGGATGACTATGTGACCAAACCCTTTTCTATCAAAGAAATAAGAGCACGAGTTGCCGCTCATCTAAGAAGAGAGCAACGACAAAAGCATCATCGACTGATTGATTATCCAGTGTCCTGTGACTTGATTGCCAAGCAGTTTTTTTACGAGGAAACGGAAGTCTCACTTACCTCAAGTGAGTACGAGTTATGTGAATTACTATTAAAGAATAAAGGACAAGTTTTTTCAAAAGAACAGCTTTATACGTCTGTTTATGGATTAGAAGCAGTAGGAGATAGTCAAACAACGATTACAGAGCGAGTGAAGCAGATTCGAGCAAAATTTGATTTAGTTGGCATTAATCCAATTAAAACAGTATGGGGAGTTGGGTATAAATGGCAAATCGAAAAGGACTAA
- a CDS encoding lantibiotic ABC transporter permease produces MNNYIKAEFIKDKRSANATLMKLVPVIVVVFNLLMVSLMGVAPTGKSYVMATTFNWYPILILPVILSLLVVNSCSKETPSHLVSQKSLGLSGSKTLFAKNVVVLVELLVLLIISSVLADGLGIFIFKEIIHIKTLIMATITLFIGSLPVVGMSFLLFYVVHKKVVVILINFLFVFPSALIAVQSKWIFFPWAYSLRMLVPIIGVHPNGTFLTEENPLMTTHATYLGILLSLMVYSLVLITLTILIRRKNHD; encoded by the coding sequence ATGAATAACTATATAAAGGCAGAATTCATTAAAGACAAACGTTCTGCTAATGCGACCTTGATGAAACTGGTTCCAGTGATTGTTGTAGTGTTTAATTTATTGATGGTCAGTCTAATGGGAGTAGCACCAACTGGTAAAAGTTACGTGATGGCAACGACCTTTAATTGGTATCCAATCTTGATTTTACCAGTCATATTAAGTTTATTGGTAGTCAATAGTTGCAGTAAGGAAACACCATCACACCTTGTTAGTCAAAAGAGTTTGGGACTCAGTGGTAGTAAAACATTATTTGCGAAAAATGTGGTGGTATTAGTTGAATTATTGGTTCTGTTAATTATCTCTTCTGTACTGGCAGATGGTTTAGGAATTTTTATTTTTAAGGAAATAATTCACATTAAGACATTAATCATGGCTACCATCACACTTTTTATAGGTAGCTTACCTGTAGTTGGCATGTCGTTTTTATTATTTTATGTCGTTCATAAAAAAGTAGTGGTCATCTTAATAAACTTTTTATTCGTTTTTCCGTCAGCATTAATAGCAGTTCAATCAAAATGGATCTTTTTCCCATGGGCTTATAGTTTACGTATGCTTGTACCAATAATAGGGGTCCATCCAAATGGCACATTTTTAACTGAGGAGAATCCATTGATGACTACTCATGCAACTTATTTAGGTATTTTGCTAAGTTTAATGGTTTATTCACTTGTCTTAATTACTTTGACCATTCTTATTAGGAGGAAAAATCATGACTAA
- a CDS encoding lantibiotic protection ABC transporter ATP-binding protein, giving the protein MTNIIDIKGVSKQFKHQTVLDNISLTIEEGTVYGLLGPNGAGKSTLLKIITQVIKPNSGTIYFDSHKLNQADLLEIGAIIENPAIYPNLTAYENLDVLATLLNIEKTRIKKVLSIVSLENTGKKLAKDFSFGMKQRLGIAMALINHPKLLILDEPTNGLDPVGIQELRELIKSFSKQGITVILSSHILSEVQQVADKVGIINHGHLRYEGKNDMTDTHLEDLFMNIIKKDGKDYE; this is encoded by the coding sequence ATGACAAACATAATTGACATAAAAGGGGTATCAAAACAATTTAAACATCAAACTGTTTTAGATAATATCTCATTAACGATAGAAGAAGGGACAGTTTATGGGCTATTAGGGCCAAACGGGGCTGGAAAATCAACCTTATTAAAAATAATTACCCAAGTGATTAAACCAAATTCTGGAACGATTTACTTTGACTCACACAAATTAAACCAAGCTGACTTACTCGAGATAGGTGCGATCATTGAAAATCCAGCTATTTATCCGAATTTAACAGCTTATGAAAATTTAGACGTTTTAGCGACATTACTTAATATAGAAAAAACACGTATTAAAAAGGTTCTATCCATTGTGTCTTTAGAAAATACTGGAAAAAAATTAGCAAAAGACTTTTCTTTTGGGATGAAACAACGTTTAGGCATTGCGATGGCGTTAATCAATCATCCAAAATTATTGATTTTAGATGAACCAACAAATGGTTTAGATCCTGTCGGGATACAAGAATTGAGAGAGTTAATCAAGTCATTTTCAAAACAAGGAATAACCGTGATTTTGTCCAGTCATATTTTAAGTGAAGTACAACAAGTTGCTGATAAAGTAGGGATCATCAATCATGGACATTTACGTTACGAAGGGAAAAATGATATGACGGATACTCATCTTGAAGACTTGTTTATGAATATCATCAAAAAGGATGGTAAGGATTATGAATAA
- a CDS encoding ABC transporter permease codes for MVKNLFLSTFLSLRAHKLRVFLTMVGIIIGITAVVTVSAIGEGMKQSSLKVLDSTDANVIRLIYKVDYSDETISFQDEEPFAFDRFDLKLLRSLDSVETIAADYGYGYGATESVSSQLSYFDTGGGTEIIATSKTNIPVGFGSGFTKDQLESNSIVITYETMQSSLGIRKPQDIIGRAIDVDGIKFVVIGVKNKVEDGAMIMDDSVFYSEVPKKAFNELSKNKPINAIKLKMKESGDRQAVIDQANTLLKDQHPDLVGSFEEDRSNEQARQQIEAMLQAVVTGLLFITAISLLVGGIGVMNIMYVSVSERKREIGIRRAIGAKPITILLQFLLEAAFITLIGGVIGIFFGWGLATLISTFAEGITAIVSPGMAILSASISAAIGLIFGVIPAINAAKLDPIKAIYQ; via the coding sequence ATGGTTAAAAATTTATTTTTAAGCACATTTTTAAGTTTACGTGCACATAAATTACGTGTCTTTCTAACGATGGTCGGTATTATCATTGGGATTACAGCAGTGGTGACAGTCTCTGCGATTGGTGAAGGAATGAAACAAAGTAGTTTAAAAGTTCTTGATTCCACAGATGCTAACGTCATTCGGTTAATCTATAAAGTAGATTATAGTGATGAAACTATTAGCTTTCAAGACGAAGAGCCTTTCGCATTTGATCGTTTCGATTTAAAATTACTACGCAGTTTAGATAGTGTGGAAACCATTGCAGCGGATTATGGGTATGGTTATGGTGCAACGGAATCTGTTTCAAGCCAATTAAGTTATTTTGATACTGGTGGTGGCACTGAGATTATTGCTACCAGTAAAACAAATATCCCAGTAGGATTTGGGAGTGGGTTTACAAAAGATCAATTAGAATCAAATAGTATTGTGATTACTTACGAGACCATGCAATCCAGTTTAGGAATTAGAAAGCCTCAAGATATCATTGGGCGTGCAATTGATGTTGATGGTATTAAATTTGTCGTGATAGGTGTAAAAAATAAGGTAGAAGATGGCGCAATGATTATGGATGATTCGGTTTTCTATAGTGAAGTTCCTAAAAAAGCCTTTAATGAATTATCAAAAAACAAACCCATCAACGCGATTAAATTAAAGATGAAAGAATCTGGAGACAGACAAGCAGTGATTGATCAAGCAAATACCCTATTAAAAGATCAACATCCTGATTTAGTAGGATCATTTGAAGAAGATCGTTCTAATGAGCAAGCTCGCCAACAAATTGAAGCCATGCTTCAAGCAGTTGTAACAGGATTATTATTTATTACAGCTATTTCACTTTTAGTTGGTGGAATTGGCGTGATGAATATCATGTATGTGTCTGTTTCTGAACGTAAAAGAGAAATTGGGATTAGACGAGCCATTGGGGCAAAACCCATTACAATTTTATTACAATTTTTATTAGAAGCAGCGTTTATTACACTAATTGGTGGCGTCATTGGAATCTTCTTTGGTTGGGGATTGGCGACACTTATTTCAACCTTTGCAGAGGGTATTACAGCGATTGTTAGTCCAGGAATGGCTATTTTATCGGCTTCCATATCAGCAGCCATTGGATTAATATTTGGAGTTATTCCAGCCATTAATGCTGCCAAATTAGATCCAATAAAAGCAATCTATCAATAA
- a CDS encoding ABC transporter ATP-binding protein → MTYQEQVLVELNDINKYYPVGKSQLHVLKNLNLTINQGEFIMIMGKSGSGKTTLMNIIGFLDQLSDGEYLFDGKDASKLTENQKSTLRNEYIGFIFQQFFLIQSLNVVQNVELPMVYGGKIKEKKRRQIASEYLQMVGLEGKEFSKTTELSGGQQQRVAIARALVNDPLLIMADEPTGALDSETSKDIMTILSNLNKEGKTIVMVTHDPDMRKYATRVVYMKDGLFLSEEEFING, encoded by the coding sequence ATGACCTATCAAGAACAAGTATTAGTTGAATTAAATGACATCAATAAATACTATCCTGTTGGGAAGTCTCAACTCCACGTTCTAAAAAATTTAAATTTAACCATTAATCAAGGTGAATTTATTATGATTATGGGAAAGTCTGGTAGTGGAAAAACAACCTTAATGAATATTATTGGGTTCTTAGATCAACTATCAGATGGAGAATACTTATTCGATGGCAAAGATGCCTCCAAATTAACTGAAAATCAAAAATCTACTCTTAGAAATGAGTATATTGGCTTTATTTTTCAACAATTTTTCTTGATACAATCATTAAATGTGGTGCAAAATGTTGAGTTACCAATGGTTTATGGTGGGAAAATAAAAGAAAAAAAACGCCGTCAAATTGCGTCAGAGTATTTACAGATGGTTGGATTAGAGGGAAAAGAATTTTCTAAAACAACAGAATTATCTGGAGGGCAACAACAGCGTGTGGCAATTGCTAGGGCATTAGTCAATGATCCGTTACTAATTATGGCAGATGAGCCAACAGGAGCACTAGATAGTGAAACGAGCAAGGATATTATGACTATCTTATCTAACTTGAATAAAGAGGGAAAAACAATCGTCATGGTTACTCATGATCCTGATATGAGAAAATATGCCACACGTGTGGTTTATATGAAAGATGGATTATTCCTTTCCGAGGAGGAATTTATCAATGGTTAA